Proteins co-encoded in one Papaver somniferum cultivar HN1 chromosome 5, ASM357369v1, whole genome shotgun sequence genomic window:
- the LOC113278036 gene encoding uncharacterized protein LOC113278036, which produces MGAGQKKKKCSKKVKFADHVEKIISLNATVEDKRVVYDDGVERMFVHPARYRAYTCKVTTYSSPKVLKWVRNLLSPAEQEKFMSTKIGPLLHLPMQTWSSALFHFLLASQISTGDEGDKGHREEMRVMVCGKELSFGKKEFALISGLSFRKLDHNFSRPATKPYLKMKHFPDEGKPKPALELLSHHEDIGVSWMMESLLVQDIS; this is translated from the exons ATGGGTGCaggacagaagaagaagaagtgttctAAAAAAGTGAAATTTgctgatcatgtggagaaaattaTATCACTGAATGCCACTGTGGAGGACAAAAGAGTGGTATATGACGATGGTGTTGAAAG GATGTTTGTTCACCCTGCCAGGTACCGGGCTTATACGTGCAAGGTAACAACATACTCGAGCCCGAAGGTTTTGAAGTGGGTGCGTAACCTGCTGTCTCCTGCCGAGCAAGAGAAATTTATGTCAACTAAAATTGGCCCCTTACTGCACCTGCCAATGCAAACGTGGTCTAGTGCCTTGTTTCATTTTTTATTGGCTAGTCAGATATCCACGGGTGATGAAGGTGATAAGGGTCACCGTGAAGAAATGCGCGTAATGGTTTGTGGAAAGGAACTCTCCTTCGGAAAGAAAGAGTTCGCATTGATTTCGGGTCTTAGTTTTAGGAAGTTGGACCATAATTTTTCTCGTCCCGCCACGAAGCCCTACCTTAAGATGAAGCATTTCCCCGATGAAGGAAAACCAAAACCGGCGCTGGAGTTGTTGTCGCATCATGAAGACATCGGAGTTTCTTGGATGATGGAGTCATTACTGGTTCAAGACATCTCATAG